The genomic segment GCGGCCTCGATCCTGGCCGGATCGTGCTTGACGCCGCCGCTGACGATCAGATCGTCAGCGCGCCCAAGGATGTACCACAGGCCGTCCTCATCGACCTGGGCCCGATCTCCATGAACCCACTGATCGGTCCCACCCGGAAAATATGTCCGAAGGAACCTCTCCGGATCACCAAGGAAACCTCTTGTCATTGAAGGAAAGGGTTTTCTGCACACCAGATAGCCTGGTGTGCCGCGGATCGATCTGCCATCCTCATCGACAACATCAACATCCATCCCAAGTCCGGGTCCGCCAAGGGTCGCTTCCTTCTGAGGCATGACCGGCAAAGGCGACAGCAGACACCCGATCAGCTCCGTCCCACCAGATATATTCATGATGGGGCACCTGCCTCGACCAAAGGCCTGAAAATACCATCTCCAGGTTTCAGGGTCCAGGGGTTCGCCTGTTGAACCAAGAATGCGCAGCGAGGTGAGTCTGTGAGAGTCATAGTCCTCGCCCAGCCTTGCAAGGCTGCGCATTGCTGTGGGTGTAAACCCGGCTATGGTGATGCCGTACCTGTCGATCAACTCGAATAACCGGTGAGGGGTAGGAAACAGATGGGTCCCTTCGTATAATACGACAGAGCCGCCGAAGAACAGGACGCCTATCAGCTCCCATGGCGCCATCATCCAGCCTATGTTGGTAAACCAATAGAAGGTGTCATCAGGGCGACAATCGAAGGCATACCCGACCTCCTTGACGATCTGCGCAAGCGCTCCTGCATGGGTATGGACAATCGTCTTCGGTGTTCCGGTCGTACCGGAACTGAACAGGATAAGGGCTGTGTGCTCTGAGTCGAGGATGGCCGTGGCAGGTTCAGGTGCTGAACGGCCGGACTCCTGAAAAGTCCGCCAACCGATCAGCCGCTTTTCATCCTCACCTCCGCCGGCCCATTCTGCCGCAGGGGCATCGCCCATGCGTTGTAGCACAACGACCAGCCTGAGAGTTGGAACCTCTTTAAGCGCAGTTCTGGCGGTAGCTCCAAGATCAAACCGCTTGCCGGCGCGCGGGTAGCCATCATTGATGAACAGCAGCCTGGCGCTGCCATGTTGGAGGGATGCCGCCACCTCTTGCGGCGCGGAGCGGGCAGCGATCTGCATACATGCCGCGCCGATCTTGAGGGCTGCGAACATGACGGCAACCGCTTCGATCGAGATCGGCATGCAAAGGCCCACGGTGTCCCCCTCTTGTACCCCTGCCATTCGCATGGCAGCGGCAAGATCCGCCACCATCTCATGAAGCTCACCGTAGCTGCAGCGCCGGGACCCCCCATCATCCCCCTCCCATACAAGCGCGACCTTATGACCGAGGCCGTCCCGGATATGGCGGTCCAAGCAATTATGGACGATATTCAGTGTGCCGCCCACAAACCATCGAGTCCACGGCATTCCGCGTGAGGCGTCATAGAGCCGGGTATAGGGCTGAAACCACTCGACACCCAGATCGTCGAGCGCAGCAGGCCAGAACCACTCAATATCCTCGGTCGATCGGCGGATCAGCCCTTGCCAGGTTGCTATGCCATGCCGATCCATGAAGCGTCGGATCCGTGAGCGTTCCAGATATTCACCATACGGCTGCCATGCGTACTGACTCATCGCCAAAGCCTCTGCGGCACCCCCCTGTGGGTCTCCATCGATCATCGATCCGACCTCGGATCAATTGTACCATCCTGGAAGTCCTGCAACAGCATCCATTTCCCCAAAGGTAAAATCCAGATACACTCCTCGCGTAATGATGAGGTAACGATGAAATAACTTGGCTGAATCGGACAGCAAATGGGTGTGAGTATAGTGGGGGCAAACGCTGCAGTGCTAGGCAGCTAGCGAGTGGCTGGGGGGCAACGATTCGAACCTCGATAAGCAGATCCAGGGTTCGCACACCACCCTGGACAATTCAATACCTTAGAGGACTTGGTTTGGCAAACCAATGCACAATGTTGTAAACCAAACGCCGAAACGGCACCCTACTTTTCATGAGTTTCAGATCAGACGTGGAATCCAGGTTAGAATAATTTTGAGGTTCCACACGCCACCTTGCGGTGGCCTTCCATCTGAGGCCATTCCTCCCGCGGTTGCATGACAGGGTTTATCGGATAGGCACACAGGAGGCGGATATTTCACATGCTACCAACACGGATAACAATGAAAGTTTGACCGAATTGAGCCTGCATGCTAGATTCAGTTGCGAGGAGAGAACCCCGATGCCTGTTCAGCTACTGAAGCGCCTATTTACTGCGGCCGAGTACGAGCAGATGGCAACAGCCGGCATCCTTGGCGAGGATGACCGAGTCGAGCTCATCAACGGGGAGATCGTGACG from the Candidatus Methylomirabilis tolerans genome contains:
- a CDS encoding AMP-binding protein; the encoded protein is MSQYAWQPYGEYLERSRIRRFMDRHGIATWQGLIRRSTEDIEWFWPAALDDLGVEWFQPYTRLYDASRGMPWTRWFVGGTLNIVHNCLDRHIRDGLGHKVALVWEGDDGGSRRCSYGELHEMVADLAAAMRMAGVQEGDTVGLCMPISIEAVAVMFAALKIGAACMQIAARSAPQEVAASLQHGSARLLFINDGYPRAGKRFDLGATARTALKEVPTLRLVVVLQRMGDAPAAEWAGGGEDEKRLIGWRTFQESGRSAPEPATAILDSEHTALILFSSGTTGTPKTIVHTHAGALAQIVKEVGYAFDCRPDDTFYWFTNIGWMMAPWELIGVLFFGGSVVLYEGTHLFPTPHRLFELIDRYGITIAGFTPTAMRSLARLGEDYDSHRLTSLRILGSTGEPLDPETWRWYFQAFGRGRCPIMNISGGTELIGCLLSPLPVMPQKEATLGGPGLGMDVDVVDEDGRSIRGTPGYLVCRKPFPSMTRGFLGDPERFLRTYFPGGTDQWVHGDRAQVDEDGLWYILGRADDLIVSGGVKHDPARIEAA